Within the Spirochaetota bacterium genome, the region ATCTTATTCCCAATGCCTGCCTTCTCTTTGGTCTTACCTCCACAGGAACTTGATAAGTGGCTCCACCAACACGCCTGGATCTTACCTCAACTTCAGGCTTTACGTTTTCAAGAGCCTTGGTAAATACTTCGATTGGATCCTTCTTTGTCTTTGTCTCTAACAAATCCATTGCACTATAAAAAATTGTCTCAGACACTCCTTTCTTGCCCTTGAGCATCATACAGTTGACAAATTGAGATACCAACCTGCTCCCATACTTGGGATCAGGCAAAACTTCTCGGATTACTGCTCTCCTTCTTCTAGACATCTCATCCCTTTTATTATATTATTATTCATATATAAAGACTAAAAAACCTAAGCCCTTGGCCTTCGAGTTCCATATTTTGATCTTCCCCTTTTTCTATCTTCCACACCAAAGGCATCTAGAGCACCTCTCACAATATGATACTTTACACCAGGTAAATCCTTTACCCTCCCACCTCTGACTAACACAGCGGAATGTTCCTGGAGATTATGTCCTACACCAGGGATATAAGCGGTTACCTCCATACCATTAGTTAACCTCACTCTAGCTATCTTCCTCAAAGCAGAATTCGGCTTCTTAGGTGTCACTGTCATAACCCGAGTGCATACACCCCGCTTCTGTGGGCATCCCCTTAATGCAGGAGATTTAGACTTCTTTCTCTTCTTTTCTCTTCCATATCTGATTAACTGATTAATTGTAGGCATTTCGACCTCATGATTGTAGTATCTATTATTGATCATGCCTTTCCAACATGATTACAACCTAATATTAAGAGGATACTTATCCCCCTTCTCATTATTATAATAGCTTTTAGATTTTTTCTTGCTTAAACCTGAATATAGACAAAATATATTTCTTATATTGTATTCAATAAAAAGTCATAAAACAAATCTATGATCTAATCTGTGTCTCCTGTAATAAGGTTAATCATAGTAGAGTAATCATTAACTTAAAGCGAGAGCCTGCTGTGATCATATTTTTTACTACTAATCGTTTCTATTCACTCTTTGTCAAGAACTTTTATTGAGAAGCGCTACCTCCTTAATCTCTTCAGTCTCCTCCTGAATAATTCCATCAAGATCGCCAGGGGAATCCTGATAAATATTTATGCTCCTATATTTCTGGATACCTGTTCCGGCAGGGATCAAATGACCAATAATAACATTCTCCTTGAGTCCATGAAGATGATCAACCTTACCTTTAATGGCTGCATCAGTGAGAACCCTCGTTGTCTCCTGAAATGATGCCGCTGAAATAAAGGAATCAGTATTGAGCGCTGCCTTGGTTATTCCAATAAGGATCGGCACTGCTGTAGCAGCCTTACCGCCCTCGCTAATGACCCTCTTGTTTTCATGAATGAAATCGAACTTATCTACTATTTTTTCGATAACAAAGAAGGTATCCCCAGGATCAGTTATCTTTACTTTTCTAAGCATCTGCCGAACAATAGTCTCTATGTGCTTATCATTTATACCTACACCCTGGAGTCTATAGACCTCTTGTATTTCATTAACAAGAAATTTTTGCAATTCCTTTGGCCCTTTTATTCTTAATATATCATGAGGATCAATCGGCCCGCCATCAATCTTCTCACCCTTATATATCCAGTCTCTATCCTGAACCCTTAAAAACCTTGAGGCTGGAATAGAATACTCCTTCGTAACTCCATCTTCAGCTTGAACAATCACCTTCCTCTTATTCTTAATTGTATCACCGATTTTCACCTCCCCATCCAATTCAGAGAGGGTCGCAGCATCCCTCGGGGACCTTGCCTCAAATAATTCAGCTACACGAGGCAAACCACCTGTAATATCCTTTGTCCTTGCAGCCTCTCGAGGAATTTTTGCTAAAACAACGCCTGATTTAACCTTATCCTTATCAGTGACCATAAGATAAGCTCCCTTAGGCATCAAATAGGTGGTGGGTTCTTCTGAACCTTGACTATAGATATTTATTCTAGGCTGTAATTTCTCGACCTTGTATTCGACTATTGTCCTCTCGACAACACTTGTCTGAGGATCAACCTCCTCCCTTAGGGTCTTATTCAATTCAATATCAATAAATTCAACCTGACCTGATATTTCAGTTATTATTGGCTCCAACCATGGATCAAAAGATGCCAATACAATATTTCTATCATAAAATTTTCCAGCCTTAGCATAAACCTCAGTTCCAACATTAATCGGTATTGAATGGGTATCCCCCAATAGGTATATCTTTCGTTTATCTACCTTGACTATTCCTGAATTAGCTGTCTCTACCACCTCGCCATCAGCAGAACGGACAATAGAAGAACCTCTATAGATCTTTTCGCCATCTTCAACCAACAACTCAGCATCATCCATAATGTTAAACTCATTTATTACCCTCTGAATCAGCAGATATCCCCTTCTTACAGATATGGTCTTCTTATCTTCAGTCCTTATTGTCCGAAAGGTTATGTCCTTTACATATACAGGATAATTTAATTTAATCTCATTCTCCTCAAATGAACTCGATGCTATTCCACCAATGTGAAATGTTCTCATTGTAAGCTGAGTTCCTGGTTGCCCAATAGACTGAGCAGCAATAATTCCTACTGCTTCACCAATATCAACTGATTTTGCATTTG harbors:
- the rpsG gene encoding 30S ribosomal protein S7, which gives rise to MSRRRRAVIREVLPDPKYGSRLVSQFVNCMMLKGKKGVSETIFYSAMDLLETKTKKDPIEVFTKALENVKPEVEVRSRRVGGATYQVPVEVRPKRRQALGIRWIIRNARGRPEKTMYERLAGEILDAYNTTGASIKKREDTHKMAEANKAFAHYRW
- the rpsL gene encoding 30S ribosomal protein S12, whose translation is MPTINQLIRYGREKKRKKSKSPALRGCPQKRGVCTRVMTVTPKKPNSALRKIARVRLTNGMEVTAYIPGVGHNLQEHSAVLVRGGRVKDLPGVKYHIVRGALDAFGVEDRKRGRSKYGTRRPRA